The genomic stretch GTATGAGGCGCAGCCCAGGTGGGAGCTGAAACTGAATTACACAGGTGGGTTTCAGGCATTCAGGGCCCAgtcccggcccccaccccagttCCAGCGCAGGTGCATCGAGATGCGGCCCTTGCCCACTACAGCGGTTTCCACAGGAGCTCCAAGGTCCCACCAGCTCGGCTTCCCTGGTAAGAGGACCTGGGAATGGTCGGGCTTTGTCTTTTTGcctcagagcagccagggacaAGCCAGCCACCCTGTGCTCGCCCCAAGCCACCTGCACACACCAcgcccccagccctggcaaaGAGCTCTCATGGATTCCAGCGTTGTTTATTGGGCAGACGGAAGGGGTGGAACAGTGGCCTCCAGCCCCGTTTCCATGGTAACCAGAGTGAGGCTGGTCCACTTGCTAGGAGCTGCCCCAGATGTGAATTAGTAAGCTAAATTACAGAGCAGAGTGGGCATCTCCAAACAGTATGATAAAAAGGCTTTGTATCAAAGTTGtgactaaaaaaatacaaaagttaaaCCCACAGGCGTGGAGGACAGTGGCAATCCTGAGATGTTCACCTCAGGCCTCTGCTACAtcctgcaggcaggcaggccccAGGGAGGCCACCCCTGGGAAGTGGGGTGAACAAggggcctgcctgcctcccctgggGCAGGCCTTCCCAGTGCCTCTCGCAGCATGGGGCCAGCCCCTAGTGGACAACACGGAGAAAGTGTGGGGCACAGGCACTGCGGAGGTGACacgggaggcagggcagggtgggaaagGCGTCCCCCCCACCAGCCTTCCCTAGCTTTGGCAGCTCTTAGGAAGTCTTTCCGGCTTCCCTGGGGCACTGCTGTGCAGGCAGCAGGGTCTGGGGGCTGAGCCTAGGGTCCCTGCAGCCTGGCAGCCACTGGGCTCCAGACCCTTCTTCCCAGCCCTCAGTTTCCGAGGGAGCCAGCTGGTCCCAGAGGCCTCGGGCTGGGGGCGGGAGTGTGACAGGGAGGCAGGATCAGACCTCTGGGATCAGCTGCGGCAGGACGTGGGACAGATAGCGCGTGGGAAGTAGTGTCGCTGTACAGACAGACACGAGCCAGGGAGCCTGGCGGGCTGCTAGGACAGCATGGACTGCTGCACGGCCTTCTGCAGCGACTGCCGCGTCACCAGCAGGCGCACCACCTCCTCCGACCGCTTGGTGAGCCGCTTCCGGGCCTGGTCGTGTGTGACCATGGTCATGTCCCAGCCGTTCACCTGGCCCAGAGAGAACAGCCCATCTCAGCCCACTGCCCTCTGACATCTAGAGGCCAGGGGGCTTTAAGAGGCCTGGGTCACCCCTCCGCCTAACGTCCCTGAAGTACACAGAGGACAGCCAGCTTCCTCCGGGGCAGTACCAGCATGGGCTCCGACGGGCTTTGGTGAGtgtctcccagccccacccacaaaTGTTTCAACCCCTCTAGCCCCTGCCGTGTTTTCCTCCTCTGGGACACCTGTTACCTGCATGATCTTGTCTCCAATCTGCAGGCCAGCAATTTCAGCAGGGCCTCCTTCGGACACCCGTGTGACATAAATGCCCTGGGAAGAGAAGCCTGGGTCAGGCCCTGTGGCCCCTGGACTGGCCCTATACACAGAGGAGGCCCAGCATAGCACACCCATagctgtccctctgtccctgtccccagcctcccCTGGCACACACAGTTGGTGAAGGCTATGCCAAGACAACCAGGgatgccccagccctggctgagggCCACCTCCCGCTCCTCCTGGGCAGCTGGGAGGTACCTCCCTCCTCCCGACCTCCACCCCTACTCTTTCCCAACTGATCATTTCCTGGACCCTCTGAGATGGGGTCTGCTCTTCCCACACAGGCCCAGGAAGCAGTGCCCACCCTCTCAGGCCTCCGGTCCCCTCACCTTGTCTGTCTTGTCCTCCGAGAAGGGGTTCTGGGAGGGATCCTGGTCGATGCCCCCTCCAATGCTGAAGCCCAGGATTAAGTTCTCCCCTTGACGCAGCTTGTGAATTTCAACTCTTtgctggcaaacaaaaaagcaagctGGCTTCGGTGGGCATGTAGAGAAggcctctggtttgtgtccccagcagcagcctCTGGCCAGCTCCGAGCCGTGCCAAGGGGTGGGGCCCAGAGTCCCCTACAAGAATGCAGCTGGTCCCCAGCCCAGGAGGCTGACCCCTCACCCAGTCCTGTCCTCCACTCTCCCCCTTCCCAGTCTCAGGTGCCAGTCTTAGTCACAAGTGCTCATAGCCCCTCCTGTCCCAcgagccagggctccagggctgctGTGGATGAGAGGCCCACCCCGGCAGGGCAGGACACGGGGTGGGAAGGGCCAGGCCCTGAAAAGGTGGCACTGCCGTTGGGAGCCAGCCTGTCACCAGCAAGGCAGGAGGTGCTGGGACAAAGTGGAGCAGATCAGCCTGGGACAGAAGAGGACTGCAGATGCTGTACGTTTGTGACACTGGCCCAGGACCGGCACCTGCAAGGtgagatggggctggtgccagACGGAGAAGTCTGGGATGCAGGACTACCAGACTGGTCCCAGATGGGGTCAGGGGTCTCCTgaagccccaggccctgcctcatGCACAGCGCAGGCGGCAGAGAAGTGTTCTAGGGCTCTCCCACCATGCTCTGGGGCTGGGGTGCTCAGAGCCTTCAGCAGCCACCCTCAAGTCACTGCTGGGAGCCACACCAGATCCAAGCTGGGAGCTGTAAGGGGTAGGGGGGTTGCTCGGCCCTAAGGAGGCTTCACCAAGGAGGGATCATTTTGAACCAGGTCTTGAGAGGATGATCAGGAGTTTGGCTGCCTGGCCTTGACCCTGGAACCCAGGGGAGCTGACCAGGCTTGGGGAGTAGGACAGGGCATGGTCAAGTTTGAGGCTAGAACAACCACTCGGCATCAGAGCAGGTGCCTCAGAGGCTGGGGtggaagccaggggacaggaatGCTGAACACGGCAACATTCCAATGGGGGgacccaggaggaggagcaggtggggcTGGAGTGCTAGGAGCCATCTGGGAAGGTGTCCAGGAGGCAGATGGTCAGGGAGAGGCCAGGCCCACCCAGGCGGCTCCTGGTGCTGCAGACCTGGGCGTGGCCTAGTCTTAGAGCCTGAAGAAAGACTTTGGGACCACCTGTacatggggtggggaggaggaagcatGAACCCTGAGGCCCACTGGGTCCCGTACCCAAAAGACGGCTCCTGCAGGCCCATCCCACCTCCTCAGCACATGCCCTCAAGGTGAGAAAAGTGCACAGCCCTTGCGGTGGGAGGGCCCTGTCACTGCCTCGCTGGGTGCTCTCTGGCCCCTTCCTTGCACCACCTTTATTCCACTTGAGAAGCAAAACTGACCCCTTGCCTCTGGGCAGCTGTTGGGCTCTGCAGAGCTAAGCTGGTGCCCGCAGGGTGAGGCTCAGGACGGCTGTCAGTAGCTAAGCAGGGCCTCCTCCAAGTTCACCCTCGTGCCACCTTTATCAGCAGCCTCTTCagctggctgcaggagcccatggGAGATAGCACAGCCAGTCCCTGCGGCTccagggctgggactgtggcttGACCTCTCACAGGCGGAAACCTctggggagctgggcaggagaCCTGGGTCCTTCCTGGCGGCTTCCTTTATGGCTGGGCGTAACCGGACTTCTTTCTGGGACTctgcgggagggggagggggtggcctcCAGGGCCTACTCAGCTGGGACACTGCCTTGTGGGTGTcagctccctttctcccttcgCCTATTCTGACAGCACCTGGCACACGGCGCGCCGAAGGTGCCAGGCGggacacctgcccctggccccaagggctgGGGATCCAGCAGCCAGAGAAGGATCTGGCTGGTCGGGTGCGCATTCACTCCAATGGGGCAGGGGCGTCCCTccggccagccccacccccaaatcTCGCTCCTCGGGGCGGTGGCGCCGGCTGGAGCGGAGGAAGCACTTCCTCATTCCAGAGGCTGCGACTCACGGACGACGGGCCGGCGCCCGCCCCCCGCGGCTGCCCAGCTGGGGGCACCGAAGCCCTTGCGAAGGGGCGCTTTCCCAGACGCCCGCATCCGGAGCCGTGCTCCCCCGTGCTCCCCGCGCCGGCAAGCCAAAGGAGTCTGCCTCTTGGGCGACGGTGCGCGGCGTCTGGCCTCCGTCCGGAGCCTCGAGAGGCTCCTAGCCCCCAGAATGAGCTTCGTGGCCGGAGGAGGCTGCGGCCGCGCTCCTGCAGAGACCCGAACCCTGACAGCGGGTTTGCACGGGCCCCTGCCCCGGTTCGCTGCTTTGCAACCTGACTGGGTGTCAGTTTACCGCTCTGAAAAATGGGGGCAAGTCGAAACGAAAAAGAGCCCGCGCGAGCGCACTCACCACCACCGCAGTGACCGGCTGGCCCGGGATGTACGACATCTCGACCCCAATCTGGTAACCGGGGACCGCTCAGCGAAGCCCGCAGCTGGGATTGCCGCGGCCGCTCCCTCCCTGGTTAACAAAGGCACCCTGGCTGGGCACGCCCCCTTATGAATAGTTAACAGATCTCCAGCCAATCACCGGTCGGAGCGCTGTTCGGCTTTCGGAAGTCCCGGTGCGTGCGTAGAAAAGCGGGGAGAGGGTGGAGCGTGCCCGGCGCGCAGGCGCGAGAGACGTAGTTGAGCCAGCGCGCATGCGCAGCTTGGGCCCTCCCAGCATCCTCCAGCACAAGATGGCGCCCCGGAGGTCTGTCCTGCTTCCTGTGTGAGGGAACGCCGGGACTACCCGCCCGCCGTGTTCCAGGTAACGGGGCTCTCCTGGCCAGGGGACACAGGCGTGTCCCTGTTCTCCCGGCCGGCAAGAGCCGTCAGCGTCCTCGGCGTCTTTGGGGAGACTGAGACCCAGGACCAGCGCCAGGTCTCGGAAGCCCCAGCGGGAGTGGGAGGCCACGGGCCCTTCTCGCCGCGCTCCGGGCGCCACTTGTAACTCGGTTTTCCCCACAGCCGCGCCTCGTTCCGCGAGAGAGCCCAGGCCGAGCCCCGGCGGGTGCGATGGCCGCGGTGGTGGGCAAGAGGGAAGGGCCGCCGTTCATCAGCGAGGCAGCCGTGCGGGGCAACGCGGCCGTGCTGGACTACTGCCGGACCTCGGTGTCGGCGCTGTCGGGGGCCACGGCCGGCATCCTCGGCCTCACCGGCCTCTACGGCTTCATCTTCTACCTGCTCGCCTCCGTCCTGCTCTCCCTGCTCCTGATCCTCAAGGCGGGCCGGCGGTGGAACAAGTACTTCAAGTCGCGGCGGCCGCTCTTCACGGGCGGACTCATCGGAGGCCTCTTCACCTATGTCCTCTTCTGGACCTTCCTCTACGGCATGGTGCACGTCTACTGAGCGAGGGCGGGACCCCGGTCGGCGGCGCTCCGTGTAGACTCGCCGAAGTTTTCAAAAGTGTTGAGTTCGCTGCTTGTTCTGTAACGTTATACATAACTTATCTCTGAGGACGACGAGCCCGTAATGTTTTCAGATTAAATGAAGTGTGAGACGCTTTGTtggaccctctctcctcctctagcGCACGGGCTGGGTGCGGAAGCCAGCAGGTGGGGACTGGGCGCTAACCTGGCCAGCGTCTAGGAGCCATAGACGGCATGATAGTGCTGGGTGGGCTTTGATCTCACTcgattctgtttattttttttaatttgttacaggagggagggaagtggggggggggggagggaagtgggaaggggggggagaggtggagagggaagtgggggtgaaggtggagaaggaggggagtgggggggagggagagagagaaagatcttccatccactaatttatCACTCCCTGTTATGgacgcagcggctggagctgacccggagcctcttctgagtctccgggtgcatgctgctttcccagggagctgggttctGGAAGtcgggcagccgggactagaaccggcgcccacaggagatgctggcgctgcaggccggggtgttaacccactgcgccacagcgccggcctctagcTCCCTTGCTCCTGGCAGTATACTGCCTTACTAAGGGgctgcggctggggctggggctcagtgAGGACCAGAAATGCTGCTCGCTGGGAAGGCCCAGGGCCAGGTGTCAGGCCTTGGTCTCCTAACTTGCTCTGTTGGCCGAGTGTGCCTGGAGGGAGAATTGTGTCATTTCAGATCCCTTTCACCTGGCGACACTGTGCTGCCTTTCCCATAAGAAAAAGCAAATCCAAGCTAAACTGGGGTGTTTTAACGTGGGGATAGCTCTGCCTGTGTTAATCCATCACCTTTCTCTTCAGGAGGGTTATCTTAAGTGCGAGTGTCTGATCGAGAAGTAAATACTGCTGCAGAGACGCAGTGACGAACAGGGTGCTCCAAGAATTGATAGTCTGCCTGGGGAGAGCAATGCTCAGTGTGGCGAGTGGTCTCAGGAGAGAGTGGtagggccctggcccagcccagggggaCATGGAAGCCCAGGACAGCGGCAGCAAACACCGCTGAGTGCGGCCTGTGTGAGGACAGGCTCGGGTGGACCTGGACCACCCGCTGCAGGGCCACGCTCGCAAGTTTGGTCTTGACCCCAAGAGCAGTTGGAGGAAGGCGTTAGTTAGAAGCAGTGGGATAATTTTTCATCATTAGATGGGAAGGGAATTCAAGAGCCTGGACCCAAGTGCCCGTTTCATTTACTGAGCATAGGTGGCCCGTGGCCGACCATAGAAGGGGATCTGGGACCCCGGCCTGAATTCTGTCCGGGCCCCAGGCAAAAGGCTCGGCACAAAGCCGAGGAGCTGTTCCTCTGTCCACCCCTGAAGCGCCCGGTTCAGGTCTGCCCGCCTGCCCCTCTCTCCAGGCGtcggaggggagggaggaagccggGCCTTGAGCAGACCCTGCCCCGCTGGGCACTGAGTGCCGTCCCGTTGGCAGCATCTTGAGGGGATCTATCAAGCCGCCCGGGCACAGGCTAAAAGCCGGGTTCCGGAGTCACCAGCTTCTACTGGTTGACTGAAAAGTGTCAGTTTGACCCGTGCCTTCCCAGCCTTCAAGCATAACATGGGCCCATTTCAAGGGTCTCCACGCTTGAATTTGAATGTCTCTGCCAGAAAATGAGGAACATGCTACAGTGCTTACTCATCTTTCAGTCTTGTCTTCTACAATCAGGCCAGGTTTAAAAtggatgtcttttatttattgttttagaaTTACATGAATGCACAGCTTGGACGCCCCCCACGGTCTCTGCCACCTTCCCTGGCCTCGGGGAACAGCAGGCAGAAAGGGGAGAACAGAGGTGTTCCTGGGGCCCCAGGAGACTGCCCTGAGGGGAGCTGCAGCTCTAGGGAGGGGGTGGCTTAGACCGGAAGGAGCCCTCCTAGACATTGAAGACACCTTTCCAAGTGGCGCGATGTAGGAGCACTGGCTGGGTGCTCTGACACCCAGAGATCTTGCTCCCCCTTCACAGCTGTTCCcgtggaggaaggaggaagacccCAGCATCAGGGCCAGGGCACTTGGCTCGCTCTCAGCTGAGTCCCTGTCATGTCATGCTGAGCCCACCCAGTGTACAAGTCTCCCTCCAGCCATGGTGCGCCCAGAGGCGTTTCTCGATCTTTAGGAAAATTCGAGGTGGACAGGAGTAGGCTGGGCCCGAACGTGACACTCAGGGGATACACAGACGAGGAAGGAGCTCCTGAGGGGCCGGAGCTCTCACCCTCCCGGGAAGCAGTGGGGGCCCGTAGTTAACGGGGCTTGCCGCTCCTGCCTCCCGTCTGCCCCCTAGCGGCCAGTCTGTAGGATCAGTGAGATTGTGCAGGGGAAAGGTGAGACGCGGGCACAGTGCAGCACTGCCCGTAGTCGGGCGGGGCCGCAAGCGTCTCAGAGCGAGGGACCCTGGACACGCAGTAGAGGCCTCCTGGAAGGCTGGGCTGGCCTTGAGGAAACAATGAGGTTGAATAAGTCCTCCAAGGCAGTAGGTTTCCAGGGCAACCCTTGCCAAATGAACGCTAAACCTGGGGGCAGCCATGGTGGCGCAGCACATTAAGCCACGCCTGAATGTCGCCATTCCATACTGGAGcgctagttccagtcccagctgctccactttcagtccactctgctaatgcacctgggaaggcagcagaacaccccagatggggttctgggctcctgggctccccagctgctgaggccatttgtggaacaaaccggtggatggaacattctctccctctccctctccttgttgctctgcctttccaataaatgaatctttttttaaagaaattaaaaagctaGCATTGGAAAGGAAGCCACACACAACCTACTGCAGCCGGAGTGCCTTCGCCCCGCTCCTCAGCTGCTCCTCTCGGGGTGAGAGCGCCTTCACGCACAGGTAGCCCCTCACTAGAATGCGCCCGTCACCTTCCAGACTTCAACCTCTACACGActtcccccgggaagccccgtcTGGGCACTGCCGGCTGAACACAAAGCACCCTGTCCCGGCTGCGGGATGGGTTGGCCACCCGAGTAAGGCTTGTGCCGACACGAGTCCACacatgacacaggacaggcacgtCCTAAATCCTGACCGACCAAACGAATGACCACCCAGAGCCATCTCCAGGTTAGACGGCTGCTGCCACGCCTTCCTGAAACCAGGTTAGGAGAAAGCAGACCAGTCCCTCGGCAGCTGTGACCCCTGCCCTTTGAACTTCCTCCCAAACATAGCCCATAAAACCCAAGGGTTTGCTCTCTGGATCACCTGGATTTCTCACTGTGTACTCAGCGGGTTGGGCTCACGGACAGGATCCCAGCCACCCCAAGGTTGGGAAGGGGCTACTCTGGAAAGGGTCCTGCTCTGGGCACCACGCccctctgccagcccccaggggaaTGATGCTCACCGCCCCTTCTGTGCGCTGAGAGCACTGTTGCCAGCAAGGACGTTCCCGCTAGCCAAGAAGCGGCTCAGACCCAGCACCTGGGCagtccctgccctctgcctggcccGTCAGCCCGTCCAGACCTGCAGCAAGACACAAGCTCCAGCTTCCTCACTCGGGATTGCACGGGGACGCCTCAGACACCGTGGCAAAGGGAGAAGCCGGCCAGCCGGCTCTCCACACCCGATACTGAAGCTTACCCAGTGTCTGCTTCAGACAGGTGCAGCCATCAGGAACCATCCGGAAACGTTCATTTCCCACAGGTAACCAAGGAGAGCCTCAGCCACGCAGGGGAGCCCTGCAGAGCAGGTGGGGACGCCTCATCGCCTGCGCTTTTCTACCTCTTCAACGTGGAATCACCAGGGGcggggtgtttggcacagcgtTAAGACACCactagggatgcctgcatcccacatggcagcgcctgggttccagtcccagctccgctcccaactccaggtccctgctaatgcataccctaagagacagcaggtgatggctcaagtacgcgGGGCCCcgctacccacgtggaagacatggGTTGAATTtggggttcctgccttcagcctggcctagccccagacaggggagtaaaccagcagatggaagcttgctctctcacGCATgctctctttcaattaaaatgaaaataaagaaaaattttaaaataaattttgaatcaTTGTAAGTAAAACCACCtggttgaaatattttaatttcaataaatTCAGCATAAAGCCACTTCcgggtgggagcagggagggatgCTATTGGTCTCAAGGCAGCAGGTGTGTCAGTCTGACCCAGAACCGGCCCCACCACCAAGGCTGCCCTGTGCACCCCGCAGAACCAGGCTTCCCGGACACTAAGATGCACTTGTGGAAGCACCGCACTGATTTCGCACgagggtggggcccagggagcTGCACCTCTACCAGGCTTCAGGGCTGACAGTGGGCAGGGGAAGGTGGGgcctccatcccccaccccatcaACCGGTCACACCTGTTGAGTGCGCGCCACCTTGAACTTATCCGCACTTTGCACCAAGCCCTGGGGGGCAGCCCAGAGCCTCCCCTTCCCCATCTTACCCGAGAGAGAGGCACGTCCTGGCCCTCCTGCTTGCCTCGCCTCCTGGGCCTCCTTCACTTTGTATCCCCGAGGGCGGAGCCAAATGCCCCTTTCTCTGAGCCACCAGCGAGTGGCTGGATGCCTGCTGGCTCTGGCGGGAGCCCCAGGGGCTGTCCTCCCTGGGGACCAGGCCAGTGGTTCATGTAAGCGTCCCTTGGATAGGGTCCAGCGCACATCATTCGTCAACAAGGGCGCACTGCAGGTGCACACCACTGAATGTCCAGCCGGGGTCCCAGGACAGAGGAAGCCTATGCAGTGGCACACAGGGCCCCAGGCGGCCCCATTCCCTGGGCGTCTGCTCCAGGGCCGCCCCTTCCCAGCTCTCGGTCACCGTGGCCGCGAGGGGCCTCCAGAACACTTGTGGTGCAGGAGACGTGGCTGTGCCGGCCAGCCCAGTTCCCCGGAGGCACCAAGATGTCCTCTCCCCAGTTCACAGCTGTGAGGGTTCCGGCCCCAAAGTCTTCATCTTCACCGAGTCCTCTCCCAGCCAACGGCCGCGGCTATGTCTGCTTTGCCTCCGGATTCTGTGGCAGCTCCACGTTCACACTCTCcggggagccaggcctggagctgggggaCACGCAGGGAGCAGACGACCCCATCAGGTACCCTGTGGCCGGGGTCAGCCTCCCACTGGTAaccctgcaggcaggcagagcaTTCGGAGCGGGGGCGAGCTGTGGGTCCCGCTGGGCTGCAGCCCACACACACGCAGAGACAGCCTGAGGCCTGTGGAGCGGCCCAGCCCTGAGCGGGGGCACCTGTGCAGACAGCAGAGCCTCCCATGCAtcagctgcggctgggccaaaACACGCAGGTGCCATCCTCTCCCTCGCAGTAAGGAGTTCAGGTGGGCGCCCGGGAAGTGGCCGCCAGCTCGAGGAGCTCTTGGAGGGCGGCTGGGCTCAGGGCCCACCCTATCCGGGTCCCTCGGGCTCCCTGCCTCCATGTCCTGTTGCTGTAGCCCACTTTCCACCCCAGTCTGTTTCTCACCCttcccctgcccaggcccagctcccagctcgaGGCTGGAAGGGAAGCTGGGGGCCAGTAGCAAGGCCGGCCCAGGCCCGTGAACTCCCTGCACGTGGCTACACAGCCCCGGGCCTTGGCGTAGTGGGAGCGGCCCCTAGTGTCCAGCCCCACTGGGAAGGAGGTTACTACAGGCAAACAAGACCCGGAACCCAGCAGCCcggctgaagcagagcagcctgaacGCAGGCTTCTGGCTCGGCGCCGGGGTCACAGCTGCAGGAAGGGCCAGGCTGAGCAGCGTGCCAGGGACGGCAGCCAACCTGCTGAGGCTGGGGCCACCCCAGATCTGCTTGCAGaaaaggggcggggcgggggggcctCTGATGGAGACTGGGGACAAGGAAGGCCTTGACCGGGCCGAGGAACTGGACTTCAGAGAcaccagggccctgcacccgcatcgtaTGTAGTAGCCGT from Lepus europaeus isolate LE1 chromosome 18, mLepTim1.pri, whole genome shotgun sequence encodes the following:
- the TAX1BP3 gene encoding tax1-binding protein 3, whose product is MSYIPGQPVTAVVQRVEIHKLRQGENLILGFSIGGGIDQDPSQNPFSEDKTDKGIYVTRVSEGGPAEIAGLQIGDKIMQVNGWDMTMVTHDQARKRLTKRSEEVVRLLVTRQSLQKAVQQSMLS
- the EMC6 gene encoding ER membrane protein complex subunit 6; this translates as MAAVVGKREGPPFISEAAVRGNAAVLDYCRTSVSALSGATAGILGLTGLYGFIFYLLASVLLSLLLILKAGRRWNKYFKSRRPLFTGGLIGGLFTYVLFWTFLYGMVHVY